The proteins below come from a single Plasmodium cynomolgi strain B DNA, scaffold: 1030, whole genome shotgun sequence genomic window:
- a CDS encoding hypothetical protein (putative): DKIYSLVQDKSEFSRIIIMIYHELIYNNPGKYKVCDRVYYIIDKDIFNKYKLLFDYSKDYEKIKHHTLDPNTTCDQKYKEVLENYIDTYIHAYSNCIGARTTKYDCNYFHNLFKESFENLTTSTCRDRQNDEAILETDTTHRDKRPALKSDLPSSKYGGSYRYEFAPENTKTSLATQYKSDGSLSLPMEDSTGGSSSRTTIGLVVPVLGVSFISFLLYR; the protein is encoded by the coding sequence gataaaatatattctttagTACAAGATAAGAGTGAGTTCTCAAGAATTATTATCATGATTTATCATGAGCTGATTTATAATAATCCAGGAAAATATAAAGTGTGTGATCGTGTTTATTACATAATTGATaaagatatatttaacaAGTATAAGTTGCTGTTTGATTATTCTAAGGAttatgagaaaataaaacatcaTACTCTTGATCCTAATACAACATGTGaccaaaaatataaagaagtCTTGGAAAATTATATTGATACATATATCCATGCATATTCAAATTGTATTGGAGCACGAACAACAAAATATgattgtaattattttcataatttattCAAAGAATCATTTGAGAATTTAACTACGTCTACTTGTAGAGATcgccaaaatgatgaagcAATATTAGAAACAGACACAACACACAGAGACAAAAGACCTGCATTAAAGTCAGATCTTCCTTCATCGAAATATGGTGGTTCATATCGATACGAGTTTGCACCAGAGAATACTAAAACTAGTTTAGCAACACAATATAAATCAGATGGTTCTTTGTCTCTTCCCATGGAAGATTCTACAGGAGGTTCATCCTCAAGAACTACTATAGGTTTAGTAGTTCCAGTATTAGGagtttcttttatttcttttctacTATATAGG